The nucleotide sequence TAACCCACTTTTACGGGCGTCCATCTTTCCCCGGTGCAGTGGACGTAAAGTTAGACATTTTCTTCCCTAAAATAATAGCAACGCGATGATTTCTAGACATATTTATACACAACTTagtttataaaatgtatttatgtggCTTTAATTCAAATTGCGTGTTGAAACACAAAATTATTCGAAAATATGCAGTAAAATTGTGATCTCTCTAAAGTTGATAAGAACCCAAACCATTTTTAAATCGCTTGAAAATTGAGCAATCTATATCTATTTTGATAGATGCGCTTCTGTGATTGTAATTATATAGCAGTATGGTTATCGAATGCTTCTGAGGCAAAATGGCCGATAGACAATGACGTTCTTTCTTTTTGGCTTACAGTTCGCACAAGACATCTACTAGCCTTACAGGATATTTATGCTTTTAAAGCCCCTTTCGGTCGCAGCGGTAGATCATCTGACCCAGGGGCGGAAGTACGTAATCTGTGCTAAAGTTGGCTCCAAATTCGAAAACGTGGTGAGCTTCAATTTCAGTCGCAATGTTTGCCAAAATGCAGCTGATTGAAACAAGGTCACACTGAGGTCCAGACGAGCCCGGCTGAGGTATTTTAGAGTGTCTTTTTTAGGTTTTAACTCTCATATTCTTCCGTCCAAGTAAATTTTGGACCAGAACGCTTGTGTTTTTGGCCTAACTTAAATTTTCTCTATAAGCCTCtcttatgaattatttgctataaaaattaacttaaaggtttgtgccatattcaaaagatattttgtAAGTTACTTCATATTTGCAGACTAAAGTGATTGCTTCTATCTGAGTATTGTCTGGGCAAAGTCTTCACAtcaatgtgtgaaaaacagcagATAGCTCTGGGTATTTGGTGTATAAACAATttagctgtgttctggcagtcgtgaagcttttactaatttgatcattcctGGCCTGTCTAGAAATCTTCTTTTAGTTCCTTTAGTTGAAAGAAAGGTGTTATACGTATCTTGAGAATATTTTACCTCAACAAATGTTTAGTTTAACCCCCACTGAAAGAATTTAAACATTGAGTCAGATAACACGAGGGTACATTTTCCCCAAACAAAAACCATTGAGAAGTGACCACTGAAACTGATCCATGTCTTGTCTGCGTTCTGTCCAAAATTCTTTCAGAGCAAAGAAAAGAACACTAACAAAGCCTAATAAATGTGAAAGGTAATAGCGAAGTagacattttgcattttaattactgtatttatatCTGACCAGAACAGATGGTATACTGCACGGGTGGTCGAACCGGTCCTCgatggccgctgtgggtgcaggtttttgttcaaaccgatccaacacagacacaTTAACCAACaaagtttctgctgaaacaagaagcacctgattgacGGTAATGCATTTATTGTACTTCtgagataccagattggtggtgGAACAAAAAGcccacccactgcggccctttgtggaatagtgtTTAACCTTTTCAGAGACTCTACAGGGGActcgcacatcccaaaaacatgcatggtgggctggttgtactctaaattggccctaggtgtgagtgtgaacggTTGTTCTTAACAGTATGACCTGGAATTGGCTGGAAACGAGTTCAGGTCCCATCTGCCgagtggctccagcacccctgcgaaccttgtgaggataagcggtatggaaaattaatgaattaaatgcATAGAAGGTTTAaaccaaagaaaaacaatgaagaTGCAATGTAGCAGGATATAACAGTTATACAATGTTGTGACTGAAGCTGTTCCAGTGTGAGTTAAACAGCCACTTAACATGAATTTCATAGTTTTGTTTGGCGGGTTATATGTCTACACATCACCTAACATCTGTAGGGGTCCAGTTCATTGACAGGCATTTTAATGGTGATGCCATTGAAGCCCCAAAGAGTatcttttggggatgtggggggaaatggagtacttggagaaaacccatgcgagcccggggagaacatccaaactccacacaggaagctcTGGATCAGGGTTTGAACCCTTGAGCTCTGAACTGTGAGACTGATGCGCTAAACACTAGGCGCTGGGATCGCCTAACCTGATTATATTGATTAGAATACTATAcagcagaggtgggcaaaccggtcctcaagagctggtgtgggtgcaggtttttgttccaaccgatccagcacagacattttaaccaatgagatttctgcagaaaacaagaagcacctgactacaatccactgattgcacttgtaggaaacTCGAtttgtgaaaaggtgtcctctttatgggttggtatgaaaacccgcacccattgcggccctttgtggaatagtttgcccacccttgctATACAGTATGTGACTTCTGTTGATGAATCAAACTACTTTTTAGTGTCAACTTGACTTCACAAAATTTACCATGTGGAATTGTATCATTTAGTTCCCCAACAAAACATTGTCAGTTGATCCACATAAAATCAGTCACACTTGAGTTCTAATAACACTTAGATAATTCACAGGGTTATACTACATTTTTTCtcagcaaaataaatatttcagacAATGTTGAGGAATCACATACGCTGTATTCTGTATGCTGTATTCCAAAAAGTTACGTTGGAAATCTCTCACCAGAAAGAGTACAGCTGAAGACTAATGAGCAACATGTAAAAATCTATCTTACATTTATTTGTTGGTCCAAACATCATATTATTAGAAcctgtttttaaaatgaatgctgTTAAGATTTGTGTGATTTTTGGAATGTAAAAGTGAGTGGGGCTTTTATTGTACCTCAAATGGCAGCCATGTTAttaatgaaatattctgaagtTGGACCTCAAACTGAAATAAATCCATGTAGAACAATCTAGAACTTAGCATACAAGTTTTGGAGCCATACAGACTTCTAACATTTCTTAGAACAGTCAATTATCATGCAATTTTTAAccaacatttcatttttgtcatcTGCAGGTCCCTGTTGGGGCGAAACAGGAGGACAACATGCAGTTTACTCCCGAGTCCCAAGACAGCATCAAACACCAACCATGTTATGGGTGTTTTGATAGTGGCTACTCGGGTTCATTCCAAAGTCCACAGAGCATCCGTGGATTTGACTCTGGTGGATCTTATCCTTCTGACAATGGCAAGGACACATGCAAAAAGAACCTCCTCACCCCCTGGGAAACCAGCAGGGGCAGATTTTCACACGCTGACACCAGTGGGGTTCAGCAATCATCCACTCTAAGATTGTGTGAAACTCCAAAAATATGCAAGAGATATGTCCCACTGCGACATAGACTAGTTATGTGCAGTGCCTCTAAATATGTGAAAAGTATCAGCACAAATTCCCCTTGTGATGGACGGATGGAACCATCAACTAGGTCTAATCGGCAGCTCAGTGTGTCCTTTGACTCTTTTGACACTGCGCCACAGACTCCAAGCATTTTAAGTTTGGAGCAGGATTTAGCGTTATCTGTTAAAAAACGTCGCCTGCTCTTCTCTCAGGGAAGGACCTCCACTCTTGAGGATGAAACCTTCAGCTTGGGGGATAGCAACAGTTTGGATAGACAGATTTCACTCTTGAATCTCAGTGAGCACCGTCATGCCTCGGATCAATTACATTCAGAAGCCCACCGCAAATTCCTGCCAGTTTCTTCCAAGGAAAACTTTCAGTCACCAGTGAACAACCTGTCAAGTGACCTGTATTACTCATCCAATGTATTGTGCACGCCATCATCAATGCATACACCTAAATGCATCAGGTATGGGTTCTCTCCAACTCGTTTACAAACAATAAcacattttctatatttatgAAAATCATggtttttatattgtttttgtttgtttacttaaCGACTCTCTAACCTGAGAATATGTTTGAACCCCGTCACAGGTTTCTGCGTGAGGACAGTGGCTTCAGCTCTCTCGATAAATCTCAAGACTCTTCTGTTGATCATGACGGTTCGTTCCAGGAGTTGTTGCTTTCTGCCACAAAAAGAAACTCAGAAACGCCCAATCTGACCGATACAAAGCGGCGCTCCCGTTTGCAACGTCAGAAAAGACTGTCCACTTTAGAGGAGGGTGGGTCACTGTCTGATGAAGACCAGTCAGACAGAAAGTATCAACACAGCCACAGTTCTAACAATGAGGTTTTCAAGGAAACCCCTCGCAAGATTTTGTCTGTGAGATGCATCAACACAATCTCTGAGGGGCTGGAGTCAAGTAGTCGAAGTTATACACCACCTCTGCGTGAAGCCATGCCAGACAATAATCCACCTTCTAGTACCCCATCTGTTAAAACCAATACGACTCCCAAGCCCACAAAAACAGCCAACCTCTCGCTGACACCTGCTTTGCAGCTGATACATAATTTGTGTGAGGAGAGGATAAAGATGTTTACCAGCCAAAGTCCAAGTCTCAAAGTCCATCTGAGGACCATAGCAGCACTTGCTGAAACCCCCACAATGTTTGGGACGTCAATGCCCTTGGCGGGGCTGATCGGCCGGAAGATGGGCCTGGGCCAGGTGGACATATTAACGGAGCTGAGGAAGAAGAACCTCAGGCACATCCTGGGTGTTATTTTTAGCCACTTGTCTGCTGAGTGCATCTACAGGTCAGCACTAGTTCTCAGTGGTAAACTCTGCAAgtagtgtttttgttgtgttgtaGCTATATTTCAGAATAAAACCCTGACATTTCCATGTCCATCCATATAGACTGCATGCCAGTCTTTTTCACATATAAACAATTTGGATTTTGTGCCATTGCAAGGacatcattgatttttaaagtGAACATGTGTTGGTTTATGTGTGGTAACTGTAGTAATGTTGaacttttataattttattgaaaaaaaaaaaaagaatcaggaATTTGTCCTAAATATTGCCGTTTGATGAAAGCGGcctgatttattcatttgtttttgcagaTGTGGTCAAGTGTGTAAGCACTGGAATGAGATAATCCAGAATGACAAGCAAGCTCACTTGAAGAGAGAAATTCACCGCGGTGCAGTGAAAGGTGCCTTGGAGGTATTGGCCAATATTAAGTTCATCACCACCAAATAGTTTGTCTGTTTGTAAATGTACCTTTTATGTCTTTTATCCCTTTCAAATACAATGGTCACTCCAGGTCCTCGAAAGATGTTAacgacagccgtttctgaccACCATAACAATATTTCAACTCTctatgttgcacggtttggaccaACGTAGCAAgaaaatcttaacatacacacacgcacacacacatccatccatatatCGCGCTATATAAGGAATATAGATAAGCGCCACGGCGTAAGGTTGCATGGGGCTCGcgtttctgataaaaatccaccctcacggCGGCTCCCGGTCGCTCAGAAGCTATATATTcagataaaaatgatggccGCTGCCCATgtgtttttcttcagtgctgaataCTGTCTTTTGCAattttcctagtggcaagcggaagacaggggagtggcttctgcttgcgagtttcagcgtggattttttacatttttgcgaacttttttttatcccgaaaaaaatctgatagtgAATCCGTGAAAGATGTAGCAGcgttattcgagggattactgtacatccatttttaagtgtgtatagtaagcGAAGTTCGTTTAAgttagtttgttatgttacgtagtgtcacaaaagtgtagcgaacTGTCAAGTCTCTCCTCCGCCGTAAGCCGCTACTGTCTGTCTCAAAGGTTAAAACgtgtttccattgtaatatcctatgtattttttttcagaggatgggaacgaattaatttgtatttagtaatTTTATATGTGggaagttgatttgagatacgagtaaattgacaaagAGCTCGGtgccagaacgcattaagctcatgtctcaaggtattactgtaggcATATCAAATGAACATGTATTTAAGACAACTCGGTACAAGtcttatgttatgctatcttTGGTAACATTTTCCCCAGTTATAATGTCACAAATGATCTTGAAAtcttcacatttatttattttttagctttgTGGCAGTGGTTATGTGGCTAATGCTGAGAACAGAATGTCTCTGCATCAAAGGTCAGCCCTTAAGACCGTGCAGGTCCAGTCCAGTACCCCCACTTATAGGACCCCACAGTCGGGAAGCCGCAGTTCGCAATCCAGCACATTACCTTTGGGCAGCAGCAGCAAACGGGACAAGTTCATAGAAGTATGTTAATCTTAGTCTAGACTGTAATTGTCGCTAGgcttttttagtattttattcattcatacaaAGATGTTGATCATGGTTAAGGAGACCAATGTCTTTCAGGTGGCCAAAACTCTCTTCAAGGACGAATGCCTCAGAGAATGCCCTTGCTGCCAGCATCCTGCAAAGTGCCATAGAGTTAAAGGTGAAGGTGTTTGCACCAGACCTGACTGCGCATTCCGGTTTTGCACAGCCTGCTTGTGTACCTTCCACGGTTCCAAAGAATGTAGAAGCCAGTCTGCAGGTCGCCACAGAAAAGACATATTACTTCCAGGAAGTGCCCAAAGCAAGCGAAATATTAGGAGATTATGATAAGTCAATGAAGTGTATCACTCATCACTGTTGTGAGAGCATTTTagaattcagtattttttcaCACTGATTAGTGAACACTAAATTTAACCATGTATTGTGTGTGGCACATGTGCATCACTCATGCCCTCCCATCAAGTTCGTGTTTTTAATCCCAAATCTGGTAAATTTTACTTCACATAACATCTTTGATGTACCTATCAATTTTATTGTTGTGAGCCTTTTTCCAGTGTCTTTCAGACCGTTTTtaacttttatgtttttttttctaggttTGTATTCTTTTTCTGTTATGATTCAATCCCTACTTTAGTACTACTTCTGTAGTTTGTCATACGTAGATGTTTGGTGACATCTAGTGGTCATGTTCTTGTTTTGAAAATATAAGCAGTAACATCATTTTGGACAGAGGTGCtcgacacgcacacacagcaaAATTCCTTACCGTATACATTGTGTATTTTCTAAGATAGCCTTCTGGAAGAAAACGTATTGTTTTACATTCCTCCATGCTTTTGTTAAACTTTTCCTATCAACCAACCCCACTTGTGAAAAATGCATCCACTACCATAACAGCCTGCAATGTGCAATTACAGAAAGCTTGGTTGCCCTCAAGTATTGCGTAAGTAGTTTTGTTTTTGGATACACCAGAAATGTATAGTGAAATATCAACAGTTAAGAATAAGAATTTTACGTTTGACATTAATCATTAAACAATTTTCCTACCAACCCTTTACCCCCTGTTTTATATTTGTCTAGCAGAATTTCCCCAAATTACCATTCACAATTTCGTAAGTTCAAGATTTGACATTGATTGTTCAAGTTCTtgaatttattctttttttttttttaaagaaataaacatttttatactttttacatGCATACAGGAGAACTTCCTTTCTTGTTTGTTCATAGGCTCAACAACTTTTTAGGTCTTGGTAAATTCTGAAATTTAAACAAAAGGCTctgatgaaaaatatttttagactccTGCATATTTCAGCAAAACCATCTCTTGCAGTGTTTCCCGCAGGGTTTACTTTATAATCAggacatacagttgtggtcaaaagtttacatacacttgtgaagaacataatgtcatggctctcttgagtttccagttatttctacaactctgatttttctctgatggagtgattggaacagatacttctttgtcacaaaaaacattcataaagtTTGGTTCttgtatgactttattatgggtgaacagaaaaaagtgatcaaatctgctgggtcaaaaatatacatacagcagcgctaatatttggtgacatgtcccttggccattctcacttcaattaggtgcttttggtagccatccacaagcttctggttgaatctttgaccactactcttgacagaattggtgcagttcagttaaatttgatggctttctgacatgaacttgtttcttcagcattgtccacaagttctcaatggggtttaagtcaggactttgggaaggccatttgaaaaccttaattctagccttatttagccattccattaccacttttgatgtgtgtttggggtcattgtcctgttacAACagccaactgcgcccaagacccaatcttcgggctgatgactttaggttatcttgaagaatttgaaggtaatcctcattctgcattatcccatttactctctgtaaagcaccagttccaatgccagcaaaacagccccacagcataaaactaccaccaccatgcttgacggtaggcatgatgtacttggggttaaaggcccctaccttttctcctccaaacatattgctgggcattgtggccaaacggctcgatttttgtttcgtctgaccacagaactttcctccagaaggtcttaaattcagtcgagccttaaggtgccgcgtttggagcaagggcttcctttttgcacggcaggctctcagtccatggagatgcaaaacacgcttgactgtggacactgacacctgtgttccagcagcttctaattcttggcagaacTGCTTTTTGgagattctcggttgaatctaaACCCTCCTGACctattttctctcagcagcaggggATAGGttgtgttttcttcctgatcgtggcagtgacaaaacagtgccatgcactttatatttgcaaacaattgtttgcactgttgctcttgggacctgcagctgctttgaaatgtctCCAAGTGACtgctgacttgttcaagtcaaggattcgctttttcagatccatgctgagctcctttgactttcccattgtagcatttgtgggcgtttacatccaatgagccctatttaaatggcctcagagaagtcaccagctgtagtccctcataatcactcacaagaagttaagaggccatgctatgaaactcatttcactgacacaacctctaagtcaccaaaattgctcattcctgttgctgtatttatatttttgacccagcacatttgatcacttttttctgttaacccataataaagtcataaaagaaccaaacttcatgaatgtttttgtgacaaagaagtatctgttccaatcactatcagagaaaaatcagagttctagaaataactggaaacttgCCATGACACTATGTTCTTCACaactgtatgtaaacttttgaccacaactgcaGATCAGTTTGAGTTCCGAGCAAGGCAGCAGAGTTCATCTTTAACAAAATCAGACCTGGACGCGAACAAAGCAAATCACAGGTCCATTGTAACGATGTCAATACACTAGCCAAAACTGCCTTAGTGGACAACCATTAATTACACTGTGTGAGTAATGGATTTTTCCTATTTGCATAGCAAACCAGCGCATAATTAACTGTCTTTGTTCATGGAgcaatgtctattttttttaagtccctACATTTCAGTGTTTGGATTGACAACAAGGGATTCAGTGGATCACAAAGGAAAGATTGACATTTTTCCTTCGAAGTAGATTATTCCATGAGTAGAGGTATCTCTCGTCTATCAAATAAATGCATCACAAAGTACTCATCGATTTATACTATTGTTTTAAGTGATTTTTAATGGAATAATTatacaatattttatatattatatttactatattaattataaaacctttttttttctcagtgtgcaACCTGGAATTGATGGGATTTTTTTGATTATATTGTACTTCATCTGGTGTTTGGCAGACTATCAAAGCTGTTGTTTCAGCAGGTTGGACATCTACTAAGAAAATGCAGCTCTCGTCTAGCCTATGCCAAGCTCAGCGACAAAGAAAACAGCAAAGCCTTGGATTCACAAGCAGGATTGTGTGCTCACAACTGCA is from Stigmatopora argus isolate UIUO_Sarg chromosome 4, RoL_Sarg_1.0, whole genome shotgun sequence and encodes:
- the fbxo43 gene encoding F-box only protein 43, whose amino-acid sequence is MQFTPESQDSIKHQPCYGCFDSGYSGSFQSPQSIRGFDSGGSYPSDNGKDTCKKNLLTPWETSRGRFSHADTSGVQQSSTLRLCETPKICKRYVPLRHRLVMCSASKYVKSISTNSPCDGRMEPSTRSNRQLSVSFDSFDTAPQTPSILSLEQDLALSVKKRRLLFSQGRTSTLEDETFSLGDSNSLDRQISLLNLSEHRHASDQLHSEAHRKFLPVSSKENFQSPVNNLSSDLYYSSNVLCTPSSMHTPKCIRFLREDSGFSSLDKSQDSSVDHDGSFQELLLSATKRNSETPNLTDTKRRSRLQRQKRLSTLEEGGSLSDEDQSDRKYQHSHSSNNEVFKETPRKILSVRCINTISEGLESSSRSYTPPLREAMPDNNPPSSTPSVKTNTTPKPTKTANLSLTPALQLIHNLCEERIKMFTSQSPSLKVHLRTIAALAETPTMFGTSMPLAGLIGRKMGLGQVDILTELRKKNLRHILGVIFSHLSAECIYRCGQVCKHWNEIIQNDKQAHLKREIHRGAVKGALELCGSGYVANAENRMSLHQRSALKTVQVQSSTPTYRTPQSGSRSSQSSTLPLGSSSKRDKFIEVAKTLFKDECLRECPCCQHPAKCHRVKGEGVCTRPDCAFRFCTACLCTFHGSKECRSQSAGRHRKDILLPGSAQSKRNIRRL